A genomic stretch from Candidatus Woesearchaeota archaeon includes:
- a CDS encoding phosphotransferase: MYEELIKKIILKNFKTKTFDLKDLSKLGNSKVFLVKIKYKKYILRITKDIYSIKNNSYSLKLLAKLEITPKLISNGTMNEFQYSIETFLEGREIKEIGFKEIKSILNTIPKIQSHESIKCGYLNDLNSNWSDFISSKLIRPYIKEFNAKYESEKIIPYLLNNLPKNNTNYALLHGDLNKKNILMKRKDCLLFDFEEAFYGEKEYDLGYFLFKIGINKEYLDIIKEKYDIRKVLYYALCVGVRKIALSKDFELKNRIEKLNEIYKRLF; this comes from the coding sequence ATGTATGAAGAACTAATAAAAAAAATAATTCTAAAGAACTTTAAAACTAAAACATTTGACTTAAAGGATTTATCTAAACTTGGAAATTCTAAAGTTTTTCTTGTTAAAATAAAGTATAAAAAATATATCTTAAGAATTACTAAAGATATTTATTCAATTAAGAATAATTCATATTCATTAAAGCTACTTGCTAAACTTGAGATAACTCCTAAATTAATTTCTAATGGAACAATGAATGAATTTCAATACAGCATTGAAACTTTTTTAGAAGGAAGAGAAATTAAAGAAATAGGATTCAAAGAAATTAAATCAATACTAAACACTATTCCTAAAATCCAGAGTCATGAGAGTATTAAGTGTGGATATTTGAACGATTTAAACTCCAATTGGAGTGATTTTATTAGTAGTAAATTAATAAGGCCATACATTAAAGAATTTAATGCGAAATATGAATCTGAGAAAATTATTCCATATCTATTGAACAATTTGCCTAAAAATAATACAAATTACGCTTTACTACATGGAGATTTAAATAAAAAAAATATTTTGATGAAAAGAAAGGATTGTTTGCTTTTTGATTTTGAAGAAGCTTTTTATGGAGAAAAGGAATATGATTTAGGATATTTTCTATTTAAGATTGGAATTAATAAAGAATACTTAGATATAATTAAAGAGAAGTACGATATAAGAAAAGTATTGTATTATGCCCTTTGTGTAGGAGTTAGAAAAATAGCCTTATCTAAAGATTTTGAATTGAAAAATAGAATTGAAAAATTAAATGAAATTTACAAAAGATTATTCTGA
- a CDS encoding elongation factor EF-2: MAKDLGQAVVEAMKKPTLIRNIAIAAHIDHGKTTLSDNLLSGAGMISEELSGKQRFMDFHDDEAERGITIDSANVSMIHCVEGTDFLINLIDTPGHVDFGGDVTRAMRAVDGAVVLSCAVEGIMPQTETVLRQALKEKVRPILFINKADRLIKELKLTPEMMQERFIKIINQLNVLIEKIAPPEFKQKWKVNVNDGSVIFGAAFSNWALSVPYMQKKSLNFKTIIDAYETEDPEEIKKLAKLAPLHEVLLNSVVEHLPNPVEAQKYRIPLIWRGDKDSSEGQDLAGCNPLGELGFVVTKITQDKHAGEVCTGRMFSGTVKKGMEVVTSSGKKGRIQQVFVSKGPQRVQIESAVAGNIVGIAGVKDITVGETVSTKVITPFEDIQHIFEPVVTVAVEASKPADLPKLVEVLKIIGKEDPSLKVTINEETGEFLIAGMGELHLEVTTNRIKEEKKMEIKVSPPIVVYRESIAKLSPEVEGKSPNKHNKFYMTVEPLEESFVEAVANGDIHGGRIKKKDRELWDLFVSKGLPKEEAEKIKDIFQGNVFMDMTRGVVALNEVIELALDGFEEIMKSGPLAREGCVKLKIKLHDVTLHEDSIHRGPGQIYPAIRDGLKQAMAEGGAMLYEPVQVIQVDCPQDMMGSVSSVVQNRRGQILDMIIDEDNMEIIAKVPVAETFGMTGDIRSATGGKGSFFVKSQTFEMLPRDLQSNIIKQIRTRKGLGENQ, encoded by the coding sequence ATGGCTAAAGATTTAGGACAAGCTGTAGTTGAGGCAATGAAAAAACCTACTTTGATTAGGAACATTGCAATCGCAGCACATATTGACCACGGTAAAACAACACTTTCAGATAATTTATTATCTGGAGCAGGTATGATCTCAGAAGAACTTTCTGGTAAACAAAGATTTATGGATTTCCACGACGATGAAGCTGAAAGAGGAATTACAATTGATAGTGCAAATGTATCAATGATTCATTGTGTTGAAGGAACTGATTTTCTAATCAATCTTATTGACACACCAGGTCATGTCGATTTTGGTGGAGATGTAACTAGAGCTATGAGAGCAGTAGATGGTGCAGTAGTATTATCTTGCGCTGTAGAAGGAATTATGCCTCAAACTGAGACTGTATTAAGACAAGCTTTGAAAGAAAAAGTTAGACCTATTTTATTTATTAATAAAGCTGACAGACTTATCAAAGAACTTAAACTTACTCCAGAGATGATGCAAGAGAGATTTATTAAGATTATTAATCAATTAAATGTGTTAATTGAAAAAATTGCTCCTCCAGAATTTAAACAAAAATGGAAAGTTAATGTAAATGATGGTTCAGTAATTTTTGGTGCTGCATTCTCAAATTGGGCTTTATCAGTTCCTTACATGCAAAAGAAATCTTTAAATTTTAAGACAATTATTGATGCATATGAAACTGAAGATCCTGAAGAAATTAAAAAATTAGCAAAATTAGCTCCATTACATGAAGTTTTATTAAATTCAGTTGTAGAGCATTTACCTAACCCAGTTGAAGCTCAAAAATACAGAATTCCACTTATTTGGAGAGGAGACAAGGATAGTAGCGAAGGTCAAGATTTAGCTGGATGTAATCCTTTAGGAGAATTAGGTTTTGTTGTAACTAAGATTACACAAGATAAACATGCTGGTGAAGTTTGTACTGGAAGAATGTTCTCAGGTACTGTTAAAAAAGGTATGGAAGTTGTAACTTCTTCAGGTAAGAAGGGAAGAATTCAACAAGTATTTGTTTCCAAAGGACCTCAAAGAGTACAAATCGAATCTGCGGTTGCAGGTAATATTGTAGGAATTGCAGGTGTTAAAGATATCACTGTAGGAGAAACAGTTAGTACTAAAGTTATTACACCATTTGAAGATATTCAACATATTTTTGAGCCAGTTGTTACTGTTGCTGTTGAAGCTTCAAAACCGGCTGATTTACCTAAATTAGTAGAAGTTCTAAAAATTATAGGTAAGGAAGATCCTTCTCTTAAAGTAACTATTAATGAAGAAACTGGTGAATTTTTAATTGCAGGTATGGGAGAATTACATCTAGAAGTTACAACTAACAGAATTAAGGAAGAAAAGAAAATGGAAATTAAAGTATCACCACCTATTGTTGTATACAGAGAGTCCATTGCTAAATTATCTCCTGAAGTTGAAGGAAAATCACCTAATAAACATAATAAGTTCTACATGACTGTTGAACCACTAGAAGAGAGCTTTGTTGAAGCTGTTGCTAATGGAGATATTCATGGTGGAAGAATTAAAAAGAAAGACAGAGAGTTATGGGATTTATTTGTTTCTAAAGGTTTACCTAAAGAAGAAGCTGAAAAAATTAAAGACATTTTCCAAGGAAATGTATTTATGGATATGACTAGAGGTGTTGTTGCTTTGAATGAAGTAATTGAATTAGCATTAGACGGTTTTGAAGAAATTATGAAATCCGGTCCACTTGCTAGAGAAGGCTGTGTTAAATTAAAAATCAAATTACATGATGTAACATTGCATGAGGATTCAATTCATAGAGGTCCTGGTCAAATTTATCCTGCAATTAGAGATGGTCTAAAACAAGCTATGGCTGAAGGAGGAGCAATGCTTTATGAACCTGTTCAAGTTATTCAAGTTGATTGTCCACAAGATATGATGGGTAGTGTTTCTTCAGTTGTTCAAAACAGAAGAGGTCAAATTTTAGATATGATTATTGATGAAGATAATATGGAAATTATTGCTAAAGTTCCTGTTGCAGAAACTTTTGGTATGACTGGAGATATTAGATCTGCTACTGGTGGTAAAGGATCATTTTTTGTTAAGTCTCAAACTTTTGAGATGCTTCCAAGAGATTTACAAAGTAATATTATTAAACAAATTAGAACTAGAAAAGGTCTTGGTGAAAATCAATAA